A single region of the Thermoanaerobacterium aotearoense genome encodes:
- a CDS encoding glycosyltransferase family 2 protein produces the protein MFHIRYSVVVPVYNEELLIEESYRRLKKVMDSTDETYELIFVDDGSHDKSAEILSRISMSDKNVKLISFSRNFGHQTAITAGMDNAKGDAVVVIDADLQDPPEVILKMIEKWKEGYDVVYGKRAERKGESFFKLFTARVFYRLLKSLTNVDIPVDTGDFRLIDRKVCDVMNSLNSIKEKNRYIRGLVSWVGFKQIGVEYVRDPRLAGETKYTLKKMLKLAMDGITSFSYAPLKLPLNLGIFLLAAGFVYLIVELVLKVAGVDVSMENTVMAINMILFGLNFSVLGAFGEYIGRIYDEVRDRPLYIIARKVGFDDGKTGERME, from the coding sequence ATGTTTCATATAAGATATTCTGTTGTGGTACCTGTGTACAACGAAGAACTTCTTATCGAAGAATCGTACAGGCGGCTTAAAAAAGTCATGGACTCAACTGATGAGACTTACGAGCTTATATTTGTAGACGATGGAAGCCATGACAAATCAGCGGAGATTTTGAGTAGGATAAGCATGAGTGATAAAAACGTGAAGCTTATAAGCTTTTCGAGAAATTTTGGGCATCAGACAGCCATAACAGCCGGTATGGACAATGCCAAAGGTGATGCTGTCGTTGTCATCGATGCGGATCTGCAAGATCCACCTGAAGTGATACTGAAGATGATCGAGAAGTGGAAAGAAGGATACGATGTCGTGTACGGCAAAAGGGCAGAGAGAAAAGGGGAGTCATTCTTTAAGCTCTTTACAGCAAGGGTTTTCTACAGATTGCTAAAAAGCCTTACAAATGTAGACATACCTGTTGATACAGGAGATTTCAGACTTATTGACAGAAAAGTCTGTGATGTGATGAATTCTCTTAATTCCATAAAGGAAAAAAACAGGTATATAAGAGGGCTTGTAAGCTGGGTAGGCTTTAAGCAGATAGGTGTAGAATACGTGAGAGATCCGAGGCTTGCAGGTGAAACAAAGTACACGCTTAAAAAGATGCTTAAGCTGGCCATGGACGGTATAACGTCGTTTTCTTACGCTCCGCTTAAATTGCCTTTGAACTTGGGCATTTTCCTGTTAGCTGCAGGTTTTGTGTACTTGATTGTAGAGCTTGTCTTAAAAGTCGCAGGCGTAGATGTGTCGATGGAGAATACAGTCATGGCTATAAATATGATCTTATTTGGTCTAAACTTTTCGGTCTTAGGGGCATTTGGAGAGTATATCGGAAGGATATACGACGAGGTAAGGGATAGACCATTGTACATCATAGCGAGAAAGGTGGGGTTTGATGATGGAAAGACAGGAGAAAGGATGGAATAA
- a CDS encoding DeoR/GlpR family DNA-binding transcription regulator, whose amino-acid sequence MFGEERRMKIAEILSKDKSITVSQLSEILGVSESTIRRDLKMLEIDGFIQRTHGGAILNTHTHYEPSFVEKEDYELPSKMQIGKMAASLIEEGDSVILDAGTTTLMIAKSLEDIHLTVVTNSPIIAIELSNRNNIELIVTGGIERLNTKALVGPIAEMVIRNFKVDKAFIGANAISYENGLMTPDIIEANTKKAMIDVSNEVYAVVDHTKFGKKSFVKFADLSDITAIITDDELDYEIVRKYEQANVDVLNFGKDVLDGYDGDGKSGDRQDANSK is encoded by the coding sequence ATGTTTGGGGAAGAGCGCAGGATGAAGATAGCCGAGATACTAAGCAAGGATAAAAGCATTACAGTGTCTCAGCTTAGCGAAATCTTAGGCGTATCTGAGTCCACTATAAGACGAGATCTAAAGATGTTGGAGATTGACGGGTTTATACAGAGGACACATGGTGGCGCTATATTGAATACGCATACACACTACGAGCCGTCTTTTGTGGAAAAAGAGGATTACGAGCTTCCATCAAAGATGCAGATTGGCAAGATGGCAGCTTCACTTATAGAAGAAGGCGATTCTGTAATCCTTGATGCCGGCACTACTACGTTGATGATTGCAAAATCACTTGAAGACATACATCTTACAGTTGTCACAAACTCTCCTATTATCGCTATAGAGCTTTCGAACCGCAACAATATTGAGCTTATAGTTACAGGCGGCATAGAGCGGTTAAACACAAAAGCGCTTGTTGGTCCTATAGCTGAGATGGTGATAAGAAATTTTAAGGTTGACAAAGCCTTTATTGGTGCTAATGCCATATCGTATGAGAATGGGCTTATGACACCAGATATTATAGAGGCAAACACGAAAAAGGCCATGATAGATGTATCAAATGAGGTTTACGCAGTTGTAGACCACACCAAGTTTGGGAAGAAATCTTTTGTAAAATTTGCAGATTTAAGCGATATAACTGCCATTATAACCGATGACGAGCTGGACTACGAGATAGTTAGAAAGTACGAGCAAGCCAATGTGGATGTACTAAACTTTGGAAAGGATGTATTAGATGGTTACGACGGTGACGGTAAATCCGGCGATAGACAGGACGCTAATAGTAAATGA
- a CDS encoding glycosyltransferase family 2 protein produces MPNVIVIIPAYNEEKTIDSVINNIKLTNKDVDILVVNDGSSDKTSLIAKNNGVIVIDLPFNLGIGGCMQTGYKYAYKYGYDIAIQIDADGQHDARFIDKLIKPILEDKADLVIGSRYVSKTNYKGSYLRRTGSYFFTLLLKALTGKAIYDTTSGFRAANRKVIKYFSESYPQDYPEVEVVARLSKGGFKIVEIPVEMYERLGGRSSINFRRSIYYMVKVTLAILINCIKAKEQQKA; encoded by the coding sequence TTGCCAAATGTCATTGTCATCATTCCGGCTTACAACGAGGAGAAGACCATCGACAGCGTCATCAACAATATAAAGTTAACAAATAAAGATGTAGATATACTCGTTGTTAATGACGGTTCCAGCGATAAGACATCTCTTATCGCTAAAAACAATGGTGTCATAGTCATAGATCTCCCTTTTAACCTTGGAATCGGTGGATGTATGCAGACAGGATATAAGTATGCTTATAAGTATGGCTACGACATAGCGATACAGATTGACGCAGATGGGCAGCACGATGCAAGATTCATAGATAAGCTTATAAAGCCCATATTAGAAGATAAGGCTGATCTTGTGATAGGGTCAAGGTATGTTTCAAAGACCAATTACAAGGGATCGTATCTAAGGCGGACAGGTTCATACTTTTTTACGCTTTTATTAAAAGCTCTGACAGGCAAAGCCATATATGATACCACATCAGGTTTTAGGGCAGCTAACAGGAAAGTCATCAAATACTTTAGCGAAAGCTATCCTCAAGATTACCCTGAAGTTGAAGTTGTAGCAAGGCTCAGCAAAGGCGGGTTTAAAATCGTGGAAATACCTGTGGAGATGTATGAGAGATTAGGCGGACGTTCTTCTATCAATTTTAGGCGTTCAATTTATTACATGGTAAAGGTGACGCTGGCGATACTGATAAATTGCATCAAAGCCAAAGAACAACAAAAAGCATAG
- a CDS encoding HAMP domain-containing sensor histidine kinase, with the protein MKKIFRFRSLAMRIWMTFTAVILIIVCSLSMLYIFAYRRVEENNKIQDLKVSHEMLLKNNNFGGNYNNFSRLRNLKGGDNFIVDFDTANRPLIIDINHREPPPDVHNPSFDSLGVKLWMSSFIKGGNMNEKLYREVYNNMEYFFIISTVNYDSSNKAYLVSYVPNMVDNTILYLVIAIGIIFIIIGFFTSIIIAGYISKPLKKLEEYTMRIAHKDWKEPINIDREDEIGMLANSMNIMQKELKRADEEEKLFLQSISHDLKTPVMVIMSHADAIIDGVYIDSLEKTAGIIKDEAIRLQKKINQMLYLNTLDYVLENDTKNDYINLKDLVNNIISRFEIIKSDIEWDLSLDEVIIKGDRDKIEVSIENILDNALRYANEVIKVTLKKEGQYAYLDIYNDGPKIDEKHIGHIFDRMYKDKTGNFGLGLAITKKIVDFYNGEIKAVNRDKGVSFIIKYPLK; encoded by the coding sequence ATGAAGAAGATATTTAGATTTAGATCACTTGCAATGAGAATATGGATGACATTTACTGCTGTCATACTTATCATAGTGTGCAGCCTGTCGATGCTTTATATCTTTGCATACAGGAGAGTAGAAGAAAACAACAAGATACAGGATTTAAAGGTCTCACATGAGATGCTTCTTAAAAATAATAATTTTGGCGGCAACTACAACAATTTTTCGAGATTGAGAAATCTAAAAGGCGGAGATAACTTCATTGTTGATTTTGATACTGCAAATAGACCTTTGATCATAGACATAAATCACAGAGAACCTCCGCCAGACGTTCATAATCCATCCTTTGATTCACTTGGCGTTAAGCTTTGGATGTCCAGTTTTATAAAAGGCGGAAACATGAATGAGAAGCTTTATAGGGAAGTCTACAACAACATGGAGTATTTCTTTATCATAAGCACAGTAAATTACGATTCGTCCAATAAAGCTTATCTTGTGTCGTACGTGCCAAACATGGTGGACAATACCATTCTTTATCTGGTCATTGCTATAGGAATAATATTCATCATCATTGGATTTTTTACGTCTATAATCATCGCAGGATACATCTCAAAGCCATTAAAGAAATTAGAGGAGTATACCATGAGGATAGCTCACAAAGATTGGAAAGAGCCTATAAACATAGACAGGGAAGACGAGATAGGTATGCTGGCAAATTCCATGAATATAATGCAGAAAGAGTTGAAAAGGGCGGACGAGGAGGAAAAGCTGTTTTTGCAAAGCATATCACACGACCTAAAGACACCTGTCATGGTGATAATGAGTCATGCCGATGCCATAATAGACGGTGTGTACATCGATTCGCTGGAAAAGACGGCAGGCATAATTAAGGACGAAGCCATAAGGCTTCAAAAGAAAATAAACCAGATGCTTTACTTGAATACACTTGACTATGTGCTGGAGAATGATACCAAAAATGACTATATAAATTTAAAGGATCTTGTGAACAACATAATAAGCAGGTTTGAAATCATAAAAAGCGATATTGAGTGGGACTTAAGCTTGGATGAGGTTATAATAAAGGGCGATAGGGACAAGATAGAGGTCAGCATAGAAAACATCCTTGACAATGCCCTAAGATATGCCAATGAAGTGATAAAAGTGACACTTAAAAAAGAAGGTCAGTATGCTTATCTTGACATATACAATGACGGGCCAAAGATCGATGAGAAGCATATAGGACATATATTTGACAGGATGTACAAGGACAAGACGGGAAATTTTGGCTTAGGACTTGCCATAACGAAGAAAATCGTAGACTTTTATAATGGCGAGATAAAAGCTGTAAATAGAGATAAAGGCGTAAGCTTCATAATAAAATACCCTTTAAAATAA
- a CDS encoding EamA family transporter translates to MIYVLVLVNVLLLVTGQVLWKIGIGSASSFKSVLMSLTSPYVISGIIIYALATVLWLYILAKGKFSIVYPLQSTAYALGVFVAWLIFKEAIPMTRWIGVVLIFAGASLIALR, encoded by the coding sequence TTGATATACGTACTTGTTTTAGTGAATGTTTTGCTTTTGGTGACAGGGCAAGTGCTTTGGAAAATAGGCATTGGAAGTGCCAGTAGTTTTAAAAGCGTACTTATGTCACTTACGTCACCGTACGTCATAAGCGGGATAATAATATATGCATTGGCTACTGTCCTGTGGCTGTATATTCTTGCAAAAGGCAAGTTCAGCATTGTCTACCCTTTGCAGAGCACCGCTTATGCCTTAGGAGTATTTGTGGCGTGGCTCATATTTAAAGAAGCTATACCAATGACAAGGTGGATTGGCGTAGTTCTCATCTTTGCAGGTGCATCGTTGATTGCATTAAGATAG
- a CDS encoding GtrA family protein translates to MMERQEKGWNNKAGFVQFIKFNLVGIVNTLVDFSVFTVLTFFGMYYMAAQVISYSCGVVNSFIMNKYWTFGDKSTPHGYEVFKFIAVNGVSLAVSLSILYPLKPILGVISAKVIATLFSMMINFVGSKLWVFKKA, encoded by the coding sequence ATGATGGAAAGACAGGAGAAAGGATGGAATAACAAGGCAGGATTTGTGCAGTTTATAAAGTTTAATCTGGTAGGCATAGTAAATACTTTGGTGGACTTTTCGGTCTTTACCGTCCTTACGTTTTTTGGAATGTACTACATGGCAGCGCAGGTAATATCTTATAGCTGTGGCGTTGTAAACAGCTTTATCATGAATAAGTATTGGACATTTGGCGACAAATCAACTCCGCATGGATACGAAGTATTCAAATTTATCGCTGTAAATGGTGTGTCATTAGCGGTATCTCTTTCTATCCTGTATCCATTAAAACCCATTTTAGGCGTGATTTCTGCCAAAGTGATTGCCACATTGTTTTCAATGATGATAAACTTTGTAGGCAGCAAACTTTGGGTGTTTAAGAAGGCATAA
- a CDS encoding ArnT family glycosyltransferase: MDIKLKLSSKKFFVAVSLIAVLAIALYLRFLFVYKVIQPPLSGDAKNYDIMVKQFLTKGFLGYMSDTPNAYVTPGYPLFLALIYKIFGFSNGSPLQAIRIVQSVLSVLTVLLIFLIGREIKNNKVGLMAASISAIYPTFVWASTLILTETVYTFVFMVYLYLQIIALKRPKVYINVLTGILFGLAILIRPAAAPLIVIPYILMYIQNRDLNYTARNFLQVLIGFIVIMMPWWIRNIVTLHKLILFATQTWNPMLGGAFPFFNGIEHVPQNIRSTMDVIKFIIKGFEKSPIYYFKWYTIGKFNIIFGSMWYDLDPKYQYLRNIYLLHSFVMAIGWLGTFYSLRKREIRFIGIYAILLTLIQLMFIPTNRYAFSIMPLLIILASYVIDKLLFEKGI; the protein is encoded by the coding sequence ATGGATATCAAACTGAAGCTTAGCTCAAAGAAGTTTTTTGTCGCTGTTTCATTGATTGCTGTTTTGGCTATTGCTTTGTATTTGAGATTCCTCTTCGTCTACAAGGTAATTCAGCCGCCTCTTTCAGGCGATGCCAAGAATTACGACATAATGGTGAAACAGTTTTTGACAAAAGGCTTCTTAGGTTATATGTCGGACACTCCAAATGCCTATGTGACACCAGGGTATCCTTTATTTCTCGCTTTAATCTACAAGATTTTTGGCTTTTCTAATGGTAGTCCGCTTCAAGCTATAAGGATCGTGCAAAGTGTATTAAGCGTATTGACGGTTTTACTTATTTTCTTAATAGGTAGAGAAATCAAAAATAACAAAGTGGGTCTTATGGCTGCCTCAATATCAGCCATTTATCCTACATTCGTCTGGGCATCTACGCTAATTCTTACAGAGACGGTGTATACTTTTGTTTTTATGGTGTATTTGTATTTGCAGATTATTGCGCTTAAAAGACCTAAAGTGTATATAAATGTTTTAACAGGTATCTTATTTGGACTGGCAATCTTAATAAGACCTGCTGCAGCACCGCTTATAGTGATACCTTACATTTTAATGTACATTCAAAATAGGGATCTAAATTACACCGCAAGAAACTTTTTGCAGGTTTTAATCGGGTTTATAGTGATCATGATGCCTTGGTGGATTAGAAATATTGTCACGCTTCACAAGCTTATTTTATTTGCAACTCAAACTTGGAATCCTATGTTGGGAGGCGCCTTCCCTTTCTTCAATGGAATTGAACATGTTCCTCAGAACATTCGCTCCACTATGGATGTCATCAAATTCATCATAAAAGGGTTCGAAAAAAGCCCCATCTATTATTTTAAATGGTATACCATAGGCAAGTTCAATATAATTTTTGGCAGCATGTGGTATGATCTTGACCCGAAATATCAATACTTGCGAAATATATATCTTCTTCACAGCTTTGTTATGGCTATAGGTTGGCTTGGAACATTTTATTCTTTAAGAAAACGCGAAATACGTTTTATCGGCATATATGCCATACTATTGACGCTTATTCAGCTTATGTTTATACCGACTAATAGATATGCGTTCTCAATCATGCCGCTTCTCATAATTCTCGCATCTTATGTGATTGATAAGCTGCTATTTGAAAAAGGCATTTGA
- a CDS encoding glycosyltransferase family 39 protein yields the protein MKRLKFNKDNIGLYLILLLSAILNFTNLSIEGYANQYYAAGVKSMSMSLKNFFFVSYDPAGFVTIDKPPLGFWIQTIFVKIFGFNGISILLPQAIAGVISVALIYVLVKKYFGKAAGLIAALVLATTPVFVADSRNNTIDNMLLMTLLFAVLALMKALDTGKLKYLLLSLVLVGVGFNVKMLEAYMIIPAVYITYVLASKISFKKRIGYLSLATVVLLIVSLSWAIIVDMTPQSMRPYVGSSTDNSELELIIGHNGLERLGLGRNTGFGGGFGGRVGNFNGGEFRRNFGDFNGQFNRQSNQGTSQLSTSVDTVSSATKNGSSSNATQNTPPANQGNFPRFNGQNAPNPNFVGGNFERPNGNRGGMGGMFGGDEKASVLRLFSNNSLSDQIIWLFPMAIFGFLAEILRKRLKRPFDDGRKLSLILWISWLVPVFIYFSFTTGMFHPYYLTMMAPPIAALTGIGIVSMWEMYQEGSAKSWLLPLSLVADGLVELLILYYHYNTSNLTKYIMLSVAVLSIDSAVVLSLMIFAKNSGFKVKKAMLTVGVIGLLIAPTIWSATTLFYPMNGTMPSAGLELSTGRNRFDFGGGDINSSTNSKLISFLEKNKGNAKYLLVVSSSQSADSIIIKTGEPVMALGGFSGSDNILTLSQFKELVKKGEVRYVMTGGMDRGSNSEIMNWVRENGKLVPTSEWSNTNSTQSGNGFGGFGRDFGELYDLKGVNVN from the coding sequence ATGAAAAGATTGAAGTTTAACAAAGACAATATTGGGTTATATTTGATTTTACTATTATCAGCTATATTAAATTTTACCAATTTAAGCATCGAAGGATATGCAAACCAGTATTACGCTGCAGGCGTAAAAAGCATGAGCATGAGTCTTAAGAATTTCTTCTTTGTATCATACGATCCGGCTGGATTTGTCACTATAGACAAGCCTCCATTGGGATTTTGGATACAGACTATTTTTGTCAAGATATTTGGATTTAATGGCATAAGCATATTGCTGCCACAGGCCATAGCAGGTGTAATATCAGTAGCCTTAATATACGTCCTCGTTAAAAAGTATTTTGGCAAGGCAGCAGGGCTTATAGCAGCATTGGTTTTAGCCACAACGCCTGTATTCGTGGCAGACAGCAGAAATAATACGATTGACAATATGTTGCTTATGACCCTTTTGTTTGCAGTTTTAGCCCTTATGAAAGCCTTAGATACAGGTAAACTTAAGTATTTGCTATTAAGCTTAGTTTTAGTAGGCGTTGGCTTCAATGTAAAGATGCTGGAAGCTTATATGATAATTCCGGCAGTGTATATAACATACGTTTTAGCGTCAAAGATAAGTTTTAAGAAAAGGATAGGCTATTTGTCATTAGCTACCGTTGTTTTACTTATTGTATCTCTTTCATGGGCCATCATTGTTGACATGACTCCTCAAAGCATGAGACCTTATGTAGGCAGCAGTACAGACAACTCGGAGTTAGAGCTCATAATAGGTCACAATGGGCTTGAAAGGCTTGGCCTTGGCAGAAATACAGGTTTTGGAGGCGGATTTGGCGGCCGCGTAGGAAATTTCAATGGTGGAGAATTCCGTAGAAACTTTGGAGATTTCAACGGTCAATTTAATAGGCAGTCTAATCAAGGCACGTCACAATTAAGTACGTCAGTAGATACGGTATCAAGCGCTACTAAGAATGGCAGTAGTTCAAATGCCACTCAAAATACACCACCTGCAAACCAAGGTAATTTCCCAAGGTTTAATGGGCAAAATGCGCCAAATCCAAATTTCGTAGGTGGCAATTTTGAAAGGCCAAATGGCAATAGAGGCGGCATGGGCGGCATGTTCGGCGGAGACGAAAAAGCCAGCGTATTAAGGCTTTTTTCAAACAACAGCCTGTCTGATCAGATAATATGGCTTTTCCCGATGGCTATTTTCGGATTTTTAGCAGAAATTTTGAGAAAAAGGCTTAAAAGGCCATTTGATGACGGTAGGAAGCTTTCTCTGATACTGTGGATTTCATGGCTTGTACCTGTGTTTATATACTTCAGTTTTACCACAGGCATGTTCCATCCGTACTATTTGACGATGATGGCACCTCCTATAGCGGCACTTACAGGCATAGGCATCGTTTCAATGTGGGAGATGTACCAAGAAGGCAGTGCAAAGTCATGGCTTTTACCTCTATCACTTGTGGCTGACGGCTTGGTTGAGCTTTTAATATTGTACTACCACTACAATACGTCTAATCTTACGAAGTACATCATGTTATCTGTTGCAGTGCTTTCTATCGATTCGGCAGTAGTCTTGTCATTGATGATTTTTGCTAAAAATAGTGGATTTAAAGTCAAAAAGGCTATGCTTACAGTAGGTGTAATAGGGCTTTTGATAGCGCCTACTATCTGGTCGGCTACGACGCTGTTTTATCCTATGAATGGCACAATGCCGTCTGCCGGATTAGAGCTTTCTACAGGTAGAAATAGGTTTGATTTCGGAGGTGGAGATATAAACAGCAGTACAAATTCTAAGCTTATAAGCTTCCTTGAGAAAAACAAAGGCAATGCAAAGTACCTTTTAGTCGTATCATCATCACAAAGTGCAGATAGCATAATCATAAAGACAGGTGAGCCTGTGATGGCGTTGGGTGGTTTTTCAGGATCTGACAATATTTTGACACTGAGTCAGTTTAAAGAGCTTGTGAAAAAAGGAGAAGTAAGGTACGTGATGACAGGAGGAATGGACAGAGGTTCCAACAGCGAGATAATGAACTGGGTAAGAGAAAATGGGAAGCTTGTGCCGACAAGCGAGTGGAGCAACACAAATTCTACCCAAAGCGGCAATGGCTTCGGAGGTTTTGGCAGAGATTTTGGAGAACTTTATGATCTTAAAGGTGTCAATGTCAACTGA
- a CDS encoding glycosyltransferase family 39 protein — MGKKVVKYSLAFVLVLLVILSAYALYHYSGSTEGFRGNFQHNFAQGSTNRSWGSGNTNQGVWQRGNPPQVNGQNSQSQWQMPRSRGNFGGFRGTSSRYGVYIMAYAAVVFLLFILSYYALKNKKFKLDLQSDKFIIATLFLIGFFMRLYIAATIEGYSGDIGLFRSWAQSASQDILNFYKNTPSCDYPPLYIYVLYLIGKIASIGNLSHYYNVLLKLPSILADIASSYIIYKIANKHFAKSISAFVSALYIFNPAVFINSSAWGQVDSFFTMLVIIAVYFLSEKKLWLSSVFFTAAVLMKPQGIIFAPVLFFEIVNERSFKNLLKAFVASLVTAVIVLVPFAIGQDPLWIFKLYEKTISEYPYASVNGFNFYGLLGANYVNSGTKLLVFSYSTWGFIFIVLATLFSWFIYIKGKNSDLAYLAALLQIALVFTFSTGMHERYLFPAAALAILAFLYVKDMRLFGLFVGFSITSFLNMYYVLFGGLRNSFGFVPMMVSLANVVMAIYLVKVSYDVAVINKICAFDLGLESHEIHTTI, encoded by the coding sequence ATGGGCAAAAAGGTGGTAAAGTACAGTTTGGCATTTGTCTTGGTTTTATTGGTGATTTTAAGTGCGTACGCACTGTACCATTACAGTGGAAGTACAGAGGGGTTTAGGGGGAATTTTCAACATAATTTCGCGCAAGGCAGCACAAATAGAAGTTGGGGCAGTGGAAACACAAATCAAGGTGTCTGGCAAAGAGGCAATCCTCCTCAAGTAAATGGACAGAATAGCCAATCCCAATGGCAGATGCCTCGCAGTAGAGGGAATTTTGGAGGGTTCAGGGGAACATCATCAAGGTACGGCGTGTATATAATGGCGTATGCGGCAGTGGTGTTTTTGTTGTTTATTTTAAGTTACTATGCATTGAAGAATAAAAAGTTTAAGTTAGATTTGCAAAGCGACAAATTCATCATAGCAACACTATTTTTGATAGGATTTTTCATGCGGCTTTATATAGCTGCAACTATTGAAGGTTATTCAGGTGATATAGGGCTTTTTAGAAGCTGGGCACAGTCTGCATCGCAGGACATATTAAACTTCTACAAAAATACTCCAAGCTGTGATTATCCACCGCTTTACATCTACGTGCTTTATTTAATAGGCAAGATAGCGTCAATCGGAAATCTATCGCATTATTACAATGTGCTATTGAAGCTTCCATCGATTTTAGCTGATATTGCATCATCTTACATCATATACAAAATAGCAAATAAGCATTTTGCAAAAAGCATAAGTGCGTTTGTGTCGGCTTTGTACATCTTCAATCCAGCCGTATTCATAAATTCATCTGCTTGGGGACAGGTTGATTCGTTTTTCACGATGCTTGTGATAATAGCAGTGTATTTTCTGTCGGAGAAAAAACTTTGGCTTTCATCGGTGTTTTTTACAGCAGCAGTGCTTATGAAGCCGCAGGGAATCATATTTGCACCTGTCTTGTTTTTTGAGATTGTGAATGAGAGAAGCTTTAAAAATTTATTAAAGGCTTTTGTGGCGTCATTGGTTACGGCAGTTATCGTCTTGGTGCCGTTTGCTATAGGTCAAGATCCTTTGTGGATATTTAAGTTGTATGAAAAGACTATTTCAGAGTACCCTTATGCATCTGTAAATGGCTTTAATTTCTACGGATTGTTGGGAGCAAACTATGTGAATTCTGGCACAAAATTGCTTGTATTTAGCTACAGCACATGGGGATTTATATTCATAGTTTTGGCTACATTGTTCTCCTGGTTTATATACATCAAAGGGAAAAACAGCGACCTTGCGTATCTTGCAGCGCTTTTGCAGATCGCTTTAGTATTTACATTTTCGACAGGGATGCATGAAAGATACTTATTCCCTGCTGCAGCGTTAGCAATATTGGCATTTTTGTATGTGAAAGACATGAGGCTGTTTGGGCTTTTTGTCGGTTTCAGCATAACAAGCTTTTTAAACATGTACTACGTTTTGTTTGGAGGTTTGAGAAATTCTTTTGGATTTGTGCCTATGATGGTTTCATTGGCAAATGTGGTGATGGCAATTTACCTTGTAAAAGTATCTTACGATGTAGCTGTCATAAATAAGATATGTGCGTTTGATTTAGGTTTAGAATCACACGAAATTCACACAACTATTTGA
- a CDS encoding DUF2304 domain-containing protein produces the protein MFFNVYSFSLIFSILFLVIIIVEIKKGNLLEKYSLFWIFFSIVMIVISANLKFLNLLSRMLHIYYAPSVLFLLGLLFIISYCFHLTLIISKQTESIVKLTQEVAILKNMVENVSRDVEGGKGD, from the coding sequence GTGTTTTTTAATGTCTATAGTTTTTCTTTAATTTTTAGCATACTGTTTTTAGTTATAATCATAGTTGAGATAAAAAAAGGCAATCTTTTAGAGAAGTACAGCTTATTTTGGATATTTTTTTCTATAGTGATGATTGTAATATCAGCTAACTTGAAATTTTTAAATCTTTTAAGCCGTATGCTTCACATTTATTATGCTCCGTCTGTCCTGTTTCTCTTAGGACTTTTATTTATCATCTCATACTGTTTTCATCTTACGTTGATAATATCTAAACAGACGGAAAGCATTGTTAAACTGACGCAGGAAGTAGCCATATTAAAGAATATGGTAGAAAATGTAAGCAGAGATGTAGAAGGAGGCAAAGGCGATTGA